ATTGCGCCCGCTTCGCCTCTTTTCGCGTCTCTCCGAATCAAGTGGTCTTCTTGTGTCATCAGGGAGGATGAGACATGGCGACGGATGCTGCCGAACCGAACGCACCGCCTGCAGCTGAAGAGGCTGTCGCGGAAAAACCGGCAGGGACCGGCTTCTGGCTGAAACTCGCAGCGGTCGGCGGACTGCTGATGATTGTGATGATCCTTGAGTTTCTGATGCTGTACTTCTTCTTTGGGAAGTCAGACCCGACTCAGATCGATCCCAACGACCCTGCGATTCTCGACGCCGAAACACTCGACGACACCGAGACGGCTGAAATCGACATCTCTCCCGCGTTCAACTGCACAAACAGTCTGTCGCATCAGGGGCAGGCGATTCATATCTCGTTCAATCTGCACGTCGAAGTGCCTTCTCATTTGAGCGACCGGTTCACCGAGGCCAAGAAAAATCACAAAAACAGGATCCGGCAGTCGGTGATCACAATCATCCGCAGCGCCGCGATCGAGGAACTGAATGATCCGAACCTGAGCATGATCAAACGCCAGATTCGTGAAGAGATCAACAAGATCCTCAACCAGAGTTACGTGACCTCGGTCATCATTACTGACTATCGCAAGATGGAACAGTAGGACCCGCACGCAGGTAATTCCTTCAGGAACGGGAGCACGTTGTGGCTGAGAATGAAGACGACTTGCTCGATCCGAGCGAGATCGAAGCGCTGCTCAAGGCAGCCGGCGGCGGAGACCCCGAAACACCTGCCAAGGATAAGAAATCGGGCGGCGGTTCCGGTGCCATCCTCGATCCTTCCGACATCGACGCACTGCTCGCTGAGGAAGATTCGAGCTCCGGGCAGGGCAGTCATCGGACGGAAGATCTGCTCAACGAGGCCGAAGCCAATCTGGCCGCTGCCATTGCATCCGACTTTGGTCAGGGCTCGAAAAAGCGGGGTGACACATCGGGCGCAACGCCTTTCTCGCTGAATAATCTGCATCCGATTCCGGGAGCAGAGGAACGCGGCGAGCTCAATCTGCTGCAGGATGTCGAACTCGATTTGCGAATCGAGCTGGGACGAGCCGAGTTGCAGATTGAAGAAGTCGTCTCACTGAAGGCCGGCAGCGTGGTGCCGTTGGACAAACTGGCCGGGGATCCGGTTGATATTCTGGTCAACGGACGGCTGGTCGCACGGGGCGAAGTCCTCGTGCTGAACGATAATTTCTGCGTCCGCGTTGCCGAGATTCTCGCACCGCAGCGCTAAGTGTGGAATGAAGACGATCCGTCTGAGAGTTCGGGGGAACTCGCAGACTGCAGCGAGGATTGCTGCACAGGGATGGGGACTCGCGACGCGACCGAGATCATCGGCCGTTGCAGGGAAAGGGGCAGGGATGCACTCGAGCAAATCCGGAATGCGTGCTGCGCGTCGCTGTCTGTTGGTCTGTGCTCTTTTGGGTTGTGCTTCGGCAGAGGCCCAGGAGCGGTTCACTCCTGCTGCGGGAACGATCTGGTCCGATTCTCCACTCTCCTGGGAAAGCAACGCGGTTCAACCGGTCGAACCGGAAGCGCCCGCCCGCCAGACCCCCCGAAGCGTTCCCGCGCAATCGAGGCCTGAGATTCTCCTCCCGGAGATCGGTCAAAGCGAACCCGAGTCAGTCACTGCTCAGCGAGTGCCCGAGACCGCTGCTCAACCGATGCCGCCCCAAAGTGATGCGGCGTCTCCAGCCGATGCGCAAGGCGAATCACTTCCGCTGCGAAAACCGACCGGTCGGTTTGCAGAACGGACTGAAGAAGCCGGCGAGAAGCGGGCAACAACCGATAATCTGGTTTTACCCGTGATCGCCCTGGGCGGAGTTCTCGGCTTGATCTTCCTGCTCTCACGGTTTGCCAGAAAGAAAATGCCCTTCGCCGCCCAGCGACTTTCGAACGAAGTATGTGAAGTGCTCGGCCGCCGCCCGATTGATACCCGCCACAGCATCGTCTTCCTGAGAACGGGGCAGAGAATTCTCATTCTCGGCTCCTCGATCGATGGGCTGAACACGCTGGCGGAGATCACTGATCCGGTGGAAGTCGATCAAATCAATGGTCAATGCCGGACAGCCGCCGAGGCCCCGGATATGGGAACATCGTTCCGCATGCTGCTGGCTCGGGGAACCCGTGAATCGGCGGCCGTGAATCTCGATGAACGGCATCGGGAA
The sequence above is a segment of the Rubinisphaera margarita genome. Coding sequences within it:
- a CDS encoding flagellar basal body-associated FliL family protein; its protein translation is MATDAAEPNAPPAAEEAVAEKPAGTGFWLKLAAVGGLLMIVMILEFLMLYFFFGKSDPTQIDPNDPAILDAETLDDTETAEIDISPAFNCTNSLSHQGQAIHISFNLHVEVPSHLSDRFTEAKKNHKNRIRQSVITIIRSAAIEELNDPNLSMIKRQIREEINKILNQSYVTSVIITDYRKMEQ
- the fliN gene encoding flagellar motor switch protein FliN; this translates as MAENEDDLLDPSEIEALLKAAGGGDPETPAKDKKSGGGSGAILDPSDIDALLAEEDSSSGQGSHRTEDLLNEAEANLAAAIASDFGQGSKKRGDTSGATPFSLNNLHPIPGAEERGELNLLQDVELDLRIELGRAELQIEEVVSLKAGSVVPLDKLAGDPVDILVNGRLVARGEVLVLNDNFCVRVAEILAPQR
- a CDS encoding FliO/MopB family protein produces the protein MRAARRCLLVCALLGCASAEAQERFTPAAGTIWSDSPLSWESNAVQPVEPEAPARQTPRSVPAQSRPEILLPEIGQSEPESVTAQRVPETAAQPMPPQSDAASPADAQGESLPLRKPTGRFAERTEEAGEKRATTDNLVLPVIALGGVLGLIFLLSRFARKKMPFAAQRLSNEVCEVLGRRPIDTRHSIVFLRTGQRILILGSSIDGLNTLAEITDPVEVDQINGQCRTAAEAPDMGTSFRMLLARGTRESAAVNLDERHRERQRERRRRSPQASSTERENRSTGISSEDIAELERTLSAAREGQR